The DNA window CTccattcttcttattttctcttctctatttctgTTGCATCCTGTCCCTCTTACTTGGGAGTACCCTGTTATAGCGGTACTCACAGCCACCCACGATTTGGACCTATCTCCCGTCGTGCATCTGTTTTCCCTAATATGTTGGAAGACGTTCATCACTCTATGGCGACCTATATTTAGAGTTTGAGGCTGAACACCCACGATTTGGACCTAATCTCCTGCATCGTGCATCTGTTTTCCCTAATATGTTGGCAGTCATTCATCACTCTTGGGCGACCTATATTTAGAGTTTTGAGGTTGAAACACTATCTGAGATGAgaattctacatcagatttcAAATCTGATTTCTGCTCTTCCTTAAGGTGAATTCtacatttgaaatttgaatgataAATTCAACGAATGTTCACTAGGTACCTTCTGGATCTGTTATAGATTATCTATGGATTTACCTTTATGAAGTGATCAAGCACAGGGCATGGCTTTCAGATAAATAGGATTACATATTGCATACAGTGGTTTTTATGGTCCAGAAGTGGAGAAACACTATATTAATCAAAGTCATTCCAAAAGAGCACGTTCTTCAACTTCAGCAATTTCAACTGCAAGTTTTTGGCATCTGACTTTGGTATCGAGGGAATTAATTCTTTCGAAGGCTAAAGTCTGAGAGACCCAATCCTCTACAACCAGTCAATCTATCACATCTCCAGGGGTATCGTTTTTACTATCCTAAACCAAGTACATAACTcaatagtaaaaaaagaaactaacttaATCCCACCATACTTTCATGTAACTTGATTGAtgagacccaaaaaaaataaggtgGGGGGGGNNNNNNNNNNNNNNNNNNNNAAGAGAAAATGGGGAGTATGATGCAGATTGTAGACGAAGGAAATGGTCTGGTTCAAATTGAGCCAAAGTTTGACTCAAACCAGGGCATGCAATTGGGGTTTGTAAATTTTAATTACTTGTTTTTGTATGGGATTTTTAGATTGAGTTGGATTCATAGGAgagtttattttagtttcccAGTTAAGTAGATTTCCTTATGTTAGTTGGAATCTTTCTTATTTAAACAATATAACCCACCAATGGAGACAATAGCAAATGAATTTCTTTGGTTGGTTGAAGCCTGCATGACTTAGGGCAGCCGGTTGGCTGTGGACTCTtgttctctccccccccccccaccccctccttccttcccttctttcttttgcttcctttCATTCTAATCCTCTCTTTCCCTCAAGGTTAGTTCTTCCTCAGCTTTTCTTTAATCCTTCTatattcttcttattttctcttctctatttctgTTGCATCCTGTCCCTCTTACTTGGGAGTACCCTGTTATAGCAGTACTCACAGCCACCCACGATTTGGACCTATCTCCCGTCATGCATCTGTTTTCCCTAATATGTTGGAAGACGTTCATCACTCTAGGGCGGCCTATATTTAGAGTTTGAGGCTGAACACCCACGATTTGGACCTAATCTCCCGCATCGTGCATCTGTTTTCCCTAATATGTTGGCAGTTATTCATCACTCTTGGGCGACCTATATTTAGAGTTTTGAGGTTGAAACACTATCTGAGATGAgaattctacatcagatttcAAATCTGATTTCTGCTCTTCCTTAAGGTGAATTACAGACTAAATACTGCTCACCATTGTGATCTGTTGGAGTTCTCATTACTTGCATTCAAGAGAGCCTTTGCTAGTTTTGAGTCAATCGATGCTGGAATGAAGGACTTCATTATACACAGGCTGGTTCTTTTTTCCACCTCTTGTTGCATTTGGAGGTAGAAAGTAACCATCTCCCTTCCCACAATTTAACACCGTTTGAGTTAAATGACCCAATTGCCCCTCCCTTCTTGCTTTATTGTACTTTTGCccttattttgttttggttcCAAGTTAGTCCCTCATCGTTAATCAATAATTCCCCTTctatccttcttttcttttgtcttcctaaataaccattgattttgattattacctGTGGGCCCAGAGTGATCCAAAGCAGGGTTTCATGAACCGTGATTGCACCAAAGGGGGAGGTTCAGTAGGTTGATCCTCCTTGTTTTCTATACACAACTTTTTTCTTAAACCTAACAAAGAAgttttcatttgatgactttGTCTGATGAGCTATTTGTTCACTTTTATGTCCCTTTTCTGGAATACTTGAATTTCTGTTGAAAAattgaaaagtgaaaaaaatgtCAGTTTGTAAAATTGTATTTGTTCCCTGAAAATTTCTTCACTTATTGTCTATAATCTCCGTCTATTTAGGTACACATCGAGCACCATCTGAACattaactctctttttttttttttttttttttgagaaagcATAATGTATTAATTTGTAGCAGCTGCAATGACAGACCAGAACAGAAAAGTTGGAAAAAGATAAAGGATGAGGTCAGTCAAAAACCGAGAGCTAGAAGAACTAGTTCCCATATAGGTATGTGGTATGGGTCTATACATCCAACTTGTCAACCTTCCATGACCACAGCAGCAGGTCTAACCATGTAAATGTATTCCCTCTGTTTTTTCGACAATGGACAATCTTTGTAGAGCAAGGGACTAATAAAAATAgatgaaaatggaaagaaacaaaaaaggtGAGGCAAAAAAAGGTAAGAGATGGAGTGCAAATAAATCATGAACTTCATGAGACAAAGATTAAAAGGATTATATGGAAAGAATATCCACAATTTGATGAAGAAATCATGCTTTGCAGCACGTTTACGATCTTGTACTCATGGGGACTTTCCACTCATAGTTGTCATGACGTCTAGGTGACCCGAGGCATTGGAGAGGGTCTAAAAACAAAGTGATAtcaacaaggcgaccaaggcgcCCAAGTTGATCaaggtgacgccttgacaactatgcttttcAGTTATTGACTACCTACCCACTTGCGATGGAAATCAGAATATCAAGAATTTTGGCTCTCTTCGAACCAAATACTGCAGCCTAACTCTACAGTGTGATGTGTGAGTGTATTGAATTAAGTGGTTTGTCCTATCACGTGAGTAGAGATAAAATGGTACATGCCTTGCCTGTTTGGCAAGTGTCCAAGTGAATTTGGTTTTGTTGACTTGTAGATTCCTTTCTAAAAATATTCATCACCTGGAAACTCATCCGATACATAGTGTTCAATTTGCTTTTTCTTACTGCAGTTGAATAACCAACTTCAACATAGTATGTTCTGTTCAACTTGCAATATCTTACTGAATCACTTCAACTctgtattttcattttttatgtttttaaataattttaaagcAAAGTAGTAAAATAATTTGTTCTTTCCACTTTTCCAGATTCTCCTATTACACAGCAGGTTCTGGTGGTGCTGGTCCAACAATATTAGCTACTAGTTTTCTGCTACTAGGAGAAGATGTCGTTGCTTATAATAAAGGTTAGTATTCTACATGTACATTGGTCATGGATGCTTTTGTTTAATGCGGGCTCACTTTTCATTGAATTCCTAGTTATGTTATCAACCTTTTAATCAGGGGAAAAAGTCAAATTAAAGCCTTACAGTGGAGTTGTCAATGTTGACTTCGGAAAAGGGATTGGAAAGAAAGATGTTTATTTATTGTAAGTTCTCTTTATTTCTTGTAACTTCtcaaaagctttttttttttttttttttttgttagctACTATTTCATGTGAAAAAAAGGATGTGTTGTTTAATACATAGATCCATTTAGTAGGCTAGATTTGCAAACTAGCGCCCTTAAAATCATCCcccctattttctttcttgcatAAAGCATTCGAAGTAATAAGTCGAGCAAACACTCCCCTTTGTGACTTGTTATTAAAGATGAAAACCACAGCCTGTGACACCCAAGAAAACGGCAAAtatcagggggtttgggagatcggtgaggttgTGCAAAcattagtcccacatcgcctagggggagattgttgggttACTTggtaacctctagcctccttaagatggcacaacacgttttaaagccttgtggctcatgggccaaagaggacattattatgcaaggttaatgggggcCGGTGCGTTACACAACCTACGTGGATGCTCATTATCTTGAGTCAATTGCAATGTCAAATTTAATCACCTAAAATCTCTCAGTGCAAGGGGAGTCTGGTCTTTTTCAATTGTCAACTACAAAGAGACTCATTTCGGATTTTCAATCTACATTTGTTGATGTACTACATCACAATCTATTCAAGATAGTTATTAATACCAAAATTTGGTCAAAGTTGTGTATTCACGAAGTATTGCGTTTGTCAGTAGTATctaattagggtttaaggatgcCCCTAAGTAGGTTTTGTATATTGATAGTTTTGGAAATAACAAAATTTAGTAGTTATTCTCACTTGAAGCAAGGGAACTGTTAGATCTATTTGCTTTGTCGAAGTGTATTTCTCCAGCAATGGCTGTAGTCAGATTATAGCACTTCCTGTTTTGGAAGCTTACAAATACGTTAAATGTTCAAAGCTACTTAGAAAGGTCTGGCTAATTGTCGAAGTCCCTTCCATTCTTTGCTTGCTAAATGCTTCATTTAACTGCTTTTGGAACATCCAcaaattttccttattttaccCTCAAACAAAAGTTGTTACTTGTTATTTTGTAAATCCTCTTTTGGATGGACTCACGTATATGATTGTTCTATACCATTGAAATGTCTTTAtaccatttttttaaacaagtgAGGTAACATGAGGCTTTAGCATTATCCGTTGAGATTCATATCTCATGCATTTCTGTGTCATGATGTCTCACCTCAAAGACATTGTCCATAGCTCTTAGAATTCTGAATTACAAAAAGGGGAGAAGAGCATAATGCTAGGATAACTATCTTCCTTCTCTGTTcgaaaaattttcaatgaagaaaCTGAACATCATGAAAATGCGGCTAAGATTTCCACTCTGCATCGTCTAACTCATCCAAGTGAAAAAGTGAGAACTGATGTGAATAATTTTCCAACAGCTTTCGGGAAtctaaaatgaaaaagaacCACTAATGCATTTTTAAATTAGGAAAATGTGCTTTACTAAAATCATGCTAAGAGCTATCGCTAGTAACTAGAACTGTTTGGGGAGTGTGATTTCTATTTTGGCATTTAATTCAAAGTTTAAGTGTATCAGTTTTCAGTTTCCAATTCATCCTTTCATAGGAAAGCACTTAAAGCGTCATAACAGATTCATTAAATTGAGCTGATGACATGTTAAGCTATGCAACTTGCATACTGCTGATAAATGCTCCAGAAGTGTTCTGGATCCTCAGaaattttaggtttttggtttcATGCTTCTGCTCATGTTCCACTCAGTTAAATTAGGTAAAGATTTCTGAATTTACATTAAAATTACATAGACCATACCCGAGGGACCACCGCTGTAGTACTTCCTCAGCTAATAACACCAACAGAAATATCGCTGGGAAGCTTGCCTTCAGCGCTTCAATCAACCACATTTGAATGGAACGAAATCTAAGAAGacggtcttccaactctagatctCTAGACATGATTTGGAAATCCATCTTTTTTTATGTTAGTTCCAAACTTGCTACCCTTCCCCTTCGCACGATAAAGGACTctccaaggaacaggctcactGTTGTCTCCTGGGGATTTCCTCTCTAAATTGTTTCCCCCGCCCCTGTAGGTGATTCGGCTGAgtagctccccccccccccccaaccagcCTTCTGGCCCCgtatcctctttctctctctctccctcttcccgcTGGGTCTCCCGTCTCCTAATTTCtgttaatatatttattttcatcccccccctcccccaaaaaaaaaaaaaaaaaacaccaacaGAAATATCAAATGTATGACTAGTTTATAATGTATATAAGgatagaagaaatgaggaaaaagGTTCTTACTTGTTTCATGGTTCCTCCCTTGGTATGTTACAGGATTTCAGATCACTTTGTTGTGATGTTAAGACTATTCTTACAATTGAAATAATTTCACAGGAATGTGAACTGATTCTTGCTTgaacaatttcttttttcagaAACTTACCTGAAGTAAGAAGTGCTCATGAGGTCTTGGGTATACCAACCATCAGTGCTCGATTTGGTACTGCTCCCTTCTTTTGGAATTGGGGAATGGAAGCTATGACAAGTCTTTATCCGGCAGTATGCTCTAATATCTCTTAGTTTGTTACAATTCCAATTTTGATATTGTGTCATAAAGCTgtggataaattttttttacctaCTTACATGTCTGATTGGAAGTCGGAATAGCATGTAGCCTATGCATCTTAGTATGCCGACCAGTGAGTTAATATACTGGAAAAGAAAATATCTTATTAATTAATACTCAAAAGAATTTAGTTACTTGTCATTTCATTCTATCTACaatcaaggtttaagatctgGTAAATCTTGCAGGAATTTCTGAGAAACAGAAGCAAAGTTCAACAACTGGTTCAACAACTTGACCCTTTGGTCCGAGCTATTGATGCGATTGCTGGAGAGCGTGTTGCAATGAGGGTAAGCCAATAGCGAGTACAAAGAAACCATTGGAAATTATCGCTTCCACTTCCAATGTGTTGGTTTTTCATTTGAAACTTACATGTTTTCACGAGAGGAAGAGCGAAACAGGTCTActcatgttaaaaataaaatctcagaCCATACAGAtcattctattttcttattttcctcaCTGTGCACAGGTTGATTTGGAGTGCTCAAATGGGCGCAGCACTGTTGGTATATTCAGTCACAGACGACTGTCTGTGTAAGTTTTACCTTTCAGAGCTTTAAGCAGAGGATATTGGAATTTACCCAATCTTAATTACAAGGCATGTTATTGAAATATTAAAATGTTCATAAGATTCCTTGTTTCCACAGATTTTTAAGGTAGATTTTTTCATGAGTGATTTTCAGATCAGTGGGAACTGCAACGGCTGCATTTGTATTGGCTGTTCTTGAAGGAAACACAAAACCTGGTGTTTGGTTTCCAGAAGAAGTATGTATAACAGATCATTAGGTGAATTATTTGGAGATGCAACTTGTCAAATCAAGCTGTTCTGAACCCTTTTTACATTCTCCATATAGCCTGAAGGTATTGCAATTGAGGCCAGAGAAGTGCTTCTCAACCGGGCTGCACAAGGAACAATTAATTTTATAATGCACAAGTATGGAGTCTGATCCTTGATTCACATCTTCTCATcccagtttttatttttatctgaCTGGGTTTCCCTCGGCAGACCTCCTTGGATGATAGAGACTGACCCAAAAGAGGTTGGATTGGGGATATACGTGTGAAGATACCTAAATAGTAGGGCAATCATGTAGAATCTTCTCCTTCTGCTTCCCTCGTGTGATACTGTTACAGGTAGAAGATTCTTTTGTTCTTGTGGATATCTCTGTTCCTCGTTATTGAGATTAAGTAGGATATCTAAGTTCCATGTTGATTTATTTGGTTTTGATGCTTAAACTTACAGGTTTTGGAGG is part of the Macadamia integrifolia cultivar HAES 741 chromosome 9, SCU_Mint_v3, whole genome shotgun sequence genome and encodes:
- the LOC122088245 gene encoding uncharacterized protein LOC122088245 isoform X1, which gives rise to MAGAPLRMNQTIIACTRESETRVSSLPNKILNSRVLILGGTGRVGGSTATALSKLCPHLQIVVGGRNREKGAALVAKLGKNSEFVEVDIENVRALEAALNGVDLVIHTAGPFQQAEKCTVLEAAIDTKIAYLDVCDDTSYAWGAKSFHKKAVAANIPAITTAGIYPGVSNVMAAELVRAAKSESKYEPERLRFSYYTAGSGGAGPTILATSFLLLGEDVVAYNKGEKVKLKPYSGVVNVDFGKGIGKKDVYLLNLPEVRSAHEVLGIPTISARFGTAPFFWNWGMEAMTSLYPAEFLRNRSKVQQLVQQLDPLVRAIDAIAGERVAMRVDLECSNGRSTVGIFSHRRLSVSVGTATAAFVLAVLEGNTKPGVWFPEEPEGIAIEAREVLLNRAAQGTINFIMHKPPWMIETDPKEVGLGIYV